From Tepidimicrobium xylanilyticum, the proteins below share one genomic window:
- a CDS encoding DUF4330 domain-containing protein, which translates to MKRKFNWIDIAIICILVAIFYVGYSFVLKPSGTSVEKVPVEITYRVEGVLMESVNGIKIGDIFKDKDTNQVIGEVVAKEVTDAYELVETGDGRIVKSRRPNRYDVYITIRGDAIITDDYIRMGGRDMRIEGTVFLKSTLSSVKSIITDINILE; encoded by the coding sequence ATGAAGAGAAAATTTAATTGGATAGATATTGCAATTATCTGTATATTAGTGGCAATTTTTTATGTTGGATATTCATTTGTATTGAAACCTAGCGGTACTTCCGTAGAGAAGGTACCTGTAGAGATAACCTATAGAGTAGAAGGAGTTTTAATGGAATCTGTCAATGGCATTAAAATAGGAGATATTTTTAAGGATAAGGATACTAACCAGGTTATAGGAGAAGTTGTGGCTAAAGAGGTAACGGATGCCTATGAATTAGTGGAAACTGGTGATGGGAGAATAGTGAAGAGCAGAAGACCAAATAGATATGATGTATATATAACTATTAGGGGAGATGCTATAATTACCGATGATTATATCCGTATGGGAGGCAGAGACATGAGAATTGAGGGTACAGTATTTTTGAAGAGTACTTTGAGTTCCGTAAAATCCATTATTACAGATATTAATATACTTGAATAA
- a CDS encoding type II toxin-antitoxin system PemK/MazF family toxin: protein MNIKRGDVFYADLSPVVGSEQGGIRPVLVIQNDIGNKYSPTTIVAAITSQINKAKLPTHVEISAPEYGLPKDSVVLLEQVRTIDKKRLREKIGRFNDEMMAKVDECLKISLGLIDL, encoded by the coding sequence GTGAATATAAAAAGAGGAGATGTTTTTTATGCTGACCTGAGTCCTGTTGTTGGTTCAGAGCAAGGTGGAATAAGACCAGTTCTCGTTATCCAGAATGATATAGGGAATAAGTACAGTCCTACTACCATTGTAGCTGCTATTACTTCTCAAATAAATAAAGCTAAGCTACCTACCCATGTGGAAATCAGTGCTCCAGAGTATGGACTTCCAAAAGATTCTGTAGTGTTATTGGAACAGGTTAGAACCATTGACAAGAAGAGACTGCGAGAAAAAATAGGCAGATTCAATGATGAAATGATGGCTAAAGTAGATGAGTGTCTAAAAATAAGTTTAGGTCTTATAGACTTATGA
- a CDS encoding CopG family ribbon-helix-helix protein, whose protein sequence is MAETKRITVSLPNSLLKEVDFIVSMEKKNRSEFIKEAMKLYIREKRRMEVSQRLKDGYVEMSKINLALAEIGFEQDMAELSQYETNLTGCEKM, encoded by the coding sequence ATGGCTGAGACTAAGAGGATTACGGTTAGCCTACCAAATAGTTTGTTAAAAGAGGTAGATTTTATCGTCTCCATGGAAAAGAAGAATAGGAGTGAATTCATTAAAGAGGCTATGAAATTATATATTCGCGAAAAAAGGCGCATGGAAGTTTCTCAAAGATTGAAGGATGGATATGTTGAAATGAGTAAGATAAACTTAGCTCTTGCTGAAATTGGCTTTGAACAGGATATGGCAGAATTAAGCCAATATGAAACAAATTTAACTGGGTGTGAAAAAATGTGA
- a CDS encoding glycosyltransferase family 4 protein: protein MKVLHLISGGDTGGAKTHVINLLQELNERIDVKIICFIKGEFYYEAKEKGINIQVFEQKKRYDLSIIKRLLEEIKKEEYDLIHCHGARANFITYILKRFCHIPAVTTIHSDYKLDFKGNFYKNLIYKNINYFSLKHIDYYIGVSESFREMLIDRKFDPDRVMTVYNGINVKEVESANINKSFLQEYGIILDENTIKVGILARLYPVKGVDVFIKAAHKVLQERQDVEFFIAGDGEERENLLKLSEDLGIDDKVHLLGYIRDPYSFINQMDINTNTSYSESFPYVILEGGVFKKPIIASNVGGIKDLVTDGETGLMFEPGDIDTLAKHMLTLIKDEELRKFLGNNLYDKINKLYTSEKMADKQILIYQQILGR, encoded by the coding sequence ATGAAAGTTTTACATTTAATTAGTGGAGGAGATACAGGAGGGGCTAAGACCCATGTAATAAACTTATTGCAAGAGTTAAACGAAAGAATTGATGTAAAGATTATTTGTTTTATTAAGGGCGAATTCTATTATGAGGCTAAAGAAAAGGGAATCAATATTCAAGTTTTTGAGCAAAAAAAGCGTTATGATCTATCTATCATAAAAAGATTATTGGAAGAAATCAAAAAAGAAGAATATGATTTAATCCATTGCCATGGGGCTAGGGCAAATTTTATTACGTATATCCTAAAAAGGTTTTGTCATATTCCTGCTGTGACTACAATACACAGCGATTATAAATTGGATTTTAAAGGGAACTTTTATAAAAATCTTATTTATAAAAATATTAATTATTTTTCACTGAAACATATTGATTATTATATTGGGGTTTCTGAAAGTTTTAGAGAAATGCTTATAGATAGAAAGTTTGACCCTGATAGGGTAATGACGGTTTATAATGGGATAAATGTGAAGGAAGTTGAATCAGCAAATATAAATAAAAGCTTCTTGCAGGAATATGGAATAATTCTAGATGAAAACACAATAAAGGTAGGGATTTTGGCTAGGTTATATCCTGTAAAGGGAGTGGATGTATTTATAAAAGCTGCCCATAAGGTATTACAAGAAAGACAGGATGTTGAATTTTTTATTGCAGGTGATGGGGAAGAGCGCGAAAACCTATTAAAATTATCAGAAGATTTAGGGATTGATGACAAAGTACATTTATTGGGATATATTCGAGATCCATATAGCTTTATCAACCAAATGGATATAAATACCAATACTTCTTATAGTGAAAGTTTTCCTTATGTAATTTTAGAAGGTGGGGTATTTAAAAAACCTATAATAGCTTCCAATGTGGGTGGAATAAAGGATTTGGTAACTGATGGAGAAACTGGATTAATGTTTGAACCTGGAGATATAGATACTTTAGCAAAGCATATGTTGACATTAATCAAGGATGAAGAGTTAAGAAAGTTCTTGGGCAATAATCTATACGATAAAATTAATAAACTTTATACATCAGAAAAGATGGCAGATAAACAGATATTAATTTACCAACAAATATTAGGTAGGTGA
- a CDS encoding glycosyltransferase: MNILQIIFSIEKGGTETYLYNLLDNPEEDVNYFVICDHEGTNHEKILNRCSNVEIMKMRNVFDIVAARKVAKYCKENDIDIIQTHFLRENYISVLSKIFNPRVKIIWTTHLIAENNSIIKFFNRIFSKFVDRIVCVSKAVELSLIKEGISPDRIQVIYNGVDTDYFKPLGDGFIRDELNIEKDTLVLTTISRFRKEKGYSFLIEGLNELKKYIANFKALLVGEGEDQGFIREKVKEYDLENHVIFLGYREDIPEILAATDIYISPSENEAISFSIIEALSCGVPVVATEVGGVPEIFEKGHVGVLIPFGDKDRFAKVIVELYNNNQQLNSFKSNCRDMVIKNFSQISMLEKTHNLYYDLIKG, encoded by the coding sequence TTGAATATACTCCAAATAATTTTCAGTATAGAAAAGGGCGGTACAGAAACCTATTTGTATAATTTACTAGACAATCCTGAAGAAGATGTGAATTATTTTGTAATATGTGACCATGAAGGGACTAACCATGAAAAAATTTTAAATAGATGCAGTAATGTGGAAATAATGAAGATGAGAAATGTATTCGATATAGTGGCTGCTAGGAAAGTAGCCAAATACTGTAAAGAGAACGATATTGATATAATCCAAACCCATTTTTTGAGGGAAAATTATATTAGCGTTTTATCAAAAATATTTAATCCAAGGGTTAAAATAATATGGACCACCCATTTAATTGCAGAAAATAATAGTATAATTAAGTTTTTCAATAGAATCTTTTCCAAATTTGTAGATAGGATTGTATGTGTTTCTAAAGCTGTGGAATTATCCTTAATAAAAGAAGGCATATCACCAGATAGGATCCAGGTGATATACAATGGGGTGGACACTGATTATTTTAAGCCTTTGGGAGATGGATTTATAAGGGATGAGCTAAATATTGAAAAGGATACCCTTGTATTAACTACCATATCGAGATTTAGGAAGGAAAAGGGTTATAGCTTTTTGATTGAAGGATTAAATGAGTTAAAAAAATATATTGCAAATTTTAAAGCGTTATTAGTAGGAGAAGGAGAAGATCAAGGTTTTATTAGAGAAAAGGTAAAAGAGTATGACTTGGAAAATCATGTGATCTTCTTAGGGTATAGAGAAGATATTCCTGAAATACTAGCAGCTACCGATATTTATATATCTCCTTCCGAAAATGAGGCCATTTCATTTTCTATTATAGAAGCATTATCCTGTGGTGTACCTGTTGTAGCTACCGAGGTTGGAGGAGTTCCAGAAATATTCGAAAAGGGCCATGTGGGAGTTTTAATACCCTTTGGAGATAAAGATAGATTTGCCAAAGTAATTGTTGAATTATATAATAATAATCAGCAGTTAAATTCATTTAAATCGAATTGTAGGGATATGGTAATAAAGAATTTTTCTCAAATTAGTATGCTAGAAAAAACGCACAATTTATATTATGACTTGATTAAAGGATAA
- a CDS encoding PIG-L deacetylase family protein, translated as MLKKFVKIILKYPIILLNNVFLHVYYSLCEKGTYEKTTAFSDKNNKILFIAPHVDDETIGAGGTLLMHGEKGDRIVCLYVADGGGAVSNLDKESLIQLRKEEANKIKDLIGMDKVYFLDIPDGQVIVKDKYIDKVYSILIKENPDIIYVPFLLDGHIDHVNSARIVIESIKRWNSSFNHIYMYSVNTPIRPDIINSITIMDKHLFQKKNSLYRVFESQYVMGFDAFMSVNRALRLIAKEGYALEGFVKGDLDKIIEFNDILIEEKFNPYEFRQLSSRYNLILSYMKNKKLKDKYMDILKKL; from the coding sequence TTGTTAAAGAAGTTTGTTAAAATCATTTTGAAATATCCTATTATATTACTCAATAATGTATTTTTGCATGTGTATTACAGCTTATGTGAAAAAGGAACCTATGAGAAAACTACTGCTTTCTCGGATAAGAACAACAAGATATTATTTATAGCGCCCCATGTAGATGATGAAACCATTGGAGCGGGAGGAACTCTTTTAATGCATGGGGAAAAAGGGGATCGGATAGTCTGCTTATATGTGGCAGATGGAGGAGGAGCGGTATCTAATCTAGATAAGGAATCCTTAATTCAATTGAGGAAGGAAGAAGCTAATAAGATAAAGGACCTAATTGGGATGGACAAAGTGTATTTTTTAGATATTCCCGATGGACAAGTTATAGTTAAGGATAAATATATCGATAAAGTCTATTCCATTTTAATCAAGGAGAATCCAGATATTATCTATGTTCCTTTCCTTTTGGATGGTCATATAGACCATGTAAATAGTGCGAGGATAGTTATTGAGAGTATAAAACGTTGGAATAGTAGTTTTAATCATATTTATATGTATAGCGTAAATACTCCTATTAGGCCAGATATTATTAATTCAATTACTATAATGGATAAGCATTTATTCCAAAAGAAAAACAGCCTATATCGTGTATTTGAATCTCAATATGTTATGGGATTTGATGCTTTTATGTCGGTTAATAGGGCATTAAGGCTTATTGCAAAGGAAGGTTATGCTTTAGAAGGATTTGTAAAAGGAGATTTAGATAAGATAATTGAATTTAACGATATCCTTATTGAGGAGAAATTTAATCCTTATGAATTTAGGCAACTAAGCAGTAGATATAATTTAATCCTAAGCTATATGAAGAATAAAAAATTGAAGGATAAATACATGGATATATTAAAAAAACTCTAA
- a CDS encoding DUF4330 domain-containing protein — MPLLDKKGRIFGKFNILDLFIILMVLILSIGGFYKISRANPTDMIRPKPIELKIIVMNREKIGVDVIKEGDILKEYDTGTILGQIKKVEVYPASTEVVTTEGEIKAAEIPDRYDLIITIDGEAIVTDNSIISGKSELRIGNKLVLRTKTYALDSIILEVNVKEE; from the coding sequence ATGCCTTTATTAGATAAGAAGGGAAGAATTTTTGGGAAATTTAATATACTGGACTTATTTATAATACTTATGGTTTTAATTTTAAGTATAGGTGGTTTTTATAAGATCAGTAGGGCTAATCCAACTGATATGATAAGGCCCAAACCTATTGAATTAAAGATTATAGTTATGAATCGAGAAAAAATAGGCGTGGATGTGATAAAGGAAGGGGATATATTGAAAGAATATGATACAGGGACGATACTAGGGCAAATAAAGAAAGTGGAAGTATATCCAGCATCTACTGAAGTGGTAACGACAGAAGGTGAGATAAAAGCAGCTGAGATTCCAGACAGATATGATTTAATAATTACCATAGATGGAGAGGCTATAGTAACTGATAATTCTATAATATCTGGAAAAAGTGAATTGAGAATAGGCAATAAATTGGTTCTAAGGACAAAAACCTATGCTCTGGACTCTATAATATTAGAAGTGAATGTAAAAGAGGAATAG
- a CDS encoding GNAT family N-acetyltransferase, whose protein sequence is MSDKEDLIYTCKLSSQLSKEEKEGFLQVFNRVFNTNYDLEWFNWKYLDNIYGDSYIVLAYDKNKVIGIRAFWRNDIGNYLCYQPCDTAVLKEYRGRGIFTKTSLTALENTKGAFIYNFPNENSLPGNLKLGWKIDRFAYLEPVFNKVRLKDETHFIDDDYLMWRFIKSPIKKYHYCQKGGEFYLLFNRGKNIYYVLGRFNGKFKDYFIKASFPILFKYTTNKTIIYKIFKNKATIVFYNNGIEVEERIPIPEYKADYF, encoded by the coding sequence TTGTCGGATAAAGAAGATTTAATTTATACATGTAAGTTGAGCAGTCAATTGTCTAAGGAAGAAAAAGAAGGATTTTTACAAGTCTTCAATAGGGTTTTTAACACCAATTATGATTTAGAATGGTTTAATTGGAAATACTTAGATAATATTTATGGAGATTCATATATTGTTTTGGCTTATGATAAGAACAAGGTTATCGGAATAAGAGCCTTTTGGAGGAACGATATAGGGAATTATCTATGCTACCAACCTTGTGATACAGCCGTATTAAAGGAATATAGGGGAAGGGGTATATTTACAAAAACAAGCTTAACAGCCTTGGAAAACACGAAAGGAGCCTTTATCTATAATTTTCCCAATGAAAACTCTTTGCCAGGGAATTTAAAACTAGGTTGGAAGATAGATAGATTCGCATATTTAGAACCTGTATTTAATAAGGTTAGATTAAAGGATGAAACCCATTTTATAGATGACGACTATTTAATGTGGAGATTTATTAAATCTCCAATAAAAAAATATCACTATTGTCAAAAAGGTGGGGAATTTTACCTGCTATTTAATAGGGGAAAAAATATTTATTATGTATTAGGAAGGTTTAATGGAAAATTTAAAGACTATTTTATTAAAGCTAGTTTTCCTATATTGTTTAAATATACTACCAATAAGACTATCATATATAAAATATTTAAAAACAAGGCTACTATAGTTTTTTATAATAATGGAATAGAAGTTGAAGAAAGGATACCTATTCCCGAGTATAAGGCAGATTACTTTTAA
- a CDS encoding O-antigen ligase family protein, translating to MENYLRKNKVNIIGLIFGLLIGIILFLFPLTKGLKMILGIIGVVLVLYKPEFGLYFTVITLPLISFRYVALLFGLTAISFGLKMLIDEDFRFKKIPIKYSITFFLVPLVFAAITSFTLKQSIVKLIVYIIAFLFLFLSMNLIDDKRKLYYLIIALIIAATIVGLYGLYQYKTGIELKESWIDKEQNPDIQTRVISTFDNPNILAEYLILTIPITFALIYNTDSILKKLLFLLGLIIQGLCILLTFSRGGWLGLFLAMLIFAIFVDRRLLLLYILAGMGLIIISPKAIMTRLSTIGSMEDSSNAYRIPLWKATIQMIKDHWINGIGLGINAFRAIYPRYMRQGIVAVHSHNVFLQMFLESGVFGFIGFIAFIFNSIRVSLITFVKGVDVRIKRISVSVIASILGVLFHGLVDHIFFNDRIILMFWILISIGIVGYILEFSDKEELESF from the coding sequence ATGGAAAACTATCTTAGAAAGAATAAAGTTAATATAATAGGGCTCATATTTGGATTATTAATAGGAATTATATTATTCCTATTTCCACTAACAAAAGGATTAAAAATGATATTAGGGATTATTGGAGTGGTGCTGGTATTATATAAGCCTGAATTTGGATTATATTTTACGGTAATAACGCTACCACTTATCTCATTTAGATATGTGGCTTTGTTATTTGGATTAACAGCTATTTCTTTTGGATTGAAAATGCTTATAGATGAAGATTTTCGTTTTAAGAAAATACCTATTAAATACTCAATAACATTCTTTTTAGTTCCTTTAGTTTTTGCAGCTATAACTTCCTTTACCTTAAAACAGAGTATTGTGAAGCTAATAGTATATATCATTGCTTTTTTATTCCTATTTTTATCTATGAACTTGATAGATGACAAACGCAAGCTATATTACTTAATAATTGCATTGATTATTGCTGCTACTATAGTAGGGCTTTATGGTTTATATCAATATAAGACGGGAATTGAGTTGAAGGAAAGCTGGATAGATAAGGAGCAAAATCCAGATATTCAAACGAGGGTAATATCAACTTTTGATAACCCTAATATATTAGCCGAATATCTGATACTTACTATTCCCATAACCTTTGCTCTTATATATAATACAGATAGTATATTGAAAAAGTTATTATTTCTTTTAGGATTGATTATTCAGGGGCTATGTATTTTGCTTACTTTTTCTAGAGGTGGTTGGCTTGGACTATTTTTGGCCATGCTGATATTTGCAATTTTTGTTGATAGAAGACTATTATTATTATATATATTAGCAGGAATGGGTTTAATTATAATTAGCCCTAAAGCAATAATGACTAGACTATCAACTATTGGAAGCATGGAGGATAGTTCTAACGCTTATAGGATTCCTTTATGGAAAGCTACTATACAAATGATTAAAGATCACTGGATTAATGGAATTGGTCTGGGAATAAATGCTTTTAGAGCCATATATCCACGTTATATGAGACAGGGGATAGTGGCTGTGCATTCTCATAATGTATTTTTACAAATGTTTTTAGAATCGGGAGTATTTGGCTTTATAGGATTTATAGCTTTTATATTTAATTCAATTAGGGTAAGCTTGATAACTTTTGTTAAGGGAGTAGATGTTAGAATCAAAAGGATCAGTGTATCAGTAATTGCATCAATATTAGGGGTACTTTTTCATGGGCTAGTAGACCATATTTTCTTTAACGATAGGATTATTTTGATGTTTTGGATATTAATTTCAATTGGAATTGTAGGATATATTTTAGAGTTCAGCGATAAAGAGGAGTTAGAAAGCTTCTAG